From the genome of Candidatus Goldiibacteriota bacterium, one region includes:
- a CDS encoding PorV/PorQ family protein gives MKKSIILSFLLLFCTGSIFAVGAGSTGLNFIKISQGARQAGMGEAFTGIADDVNAVFWNPAGLSQLTRHQACLMHAVWMLDVNFEYAAYAFPLGELGTIGIYGVYLNAGEILKTEEDAGGNYILTEEKVGATNFNITLAYGRKLSAFFGKDSVFSDFSAGLSVNISSEDVAGDAGGGYGLNLSTLFNPKYENYSFGMAVENVGFSNNRPSLPLAVRLGFGYRFAFENMILPFTDEGAFIFPDNSAAAGLDVVIYPTEQIVRFNAGVEKMWVLNKYHSVGVRAGYKFLNDLGFSAGITAGLGYKLTAGEKSSIEIDYSLNPYGDLGITHRISLTGKFLGEPETRKMQDKKTAAEYYRSGYDLLYAKKYQEALAEFTACLKRDDTYTSAYIGVGSCFLNTGKTDTAMKAYEKALQLNPENDKLREFINRYKTEKILNGQGSTQNSR, from the coding sequence GTGAAAAAAAGTATAATTTTGTCATTTTTACTTTTATTCTGCACCGGTTCTATTTTTGCGGTAGGCGCTGGAAGCACGGGCCTGAACTTTATAAAAATATCACAGGGAGCGCGTCAGGCGGGGATGGGCGAGGCTTTTACCGGCATTGCCGATGACGTAAACGCTGTTTTCTGGAATCCCGCGGGGCTGTCTCAGCTTACGCGGCATCAGGCGTGCCTTATGCACGCGGTATGGATGCTTGACGTAAACTTTGAATACGCCGCTTATGCTTTTCCGCTTGGCGAACTTGGCACGATAGGGATATACGGTGTTTACCTGAATGCCGGTGAAATTTTAAAAACAGAAGAAGATGCCGGCGGGAATTATATTTTAACAGAAGAAAAAGTGGGTGCCACCAATTTTAATATTACGCTTGCTTACGGAAGAAAACTTTCGGCTTTTTTTGGCAAAGATTCTGTTTTCTCTGATTTTTCCGCGGGTTTAAGCGTTAATATTTCAAGTGAAGACGTGGCCGGCGACGCCGGCGGCGGTTACGGCTTAAATTTAAGCACGTTGTTTAATCCCAAGTATGAAAATTATTCTTTTGGGATGGCAGTTGAAAATGTCGGCTTTTCCAATAACAGGCCGTCATTGCCGCTTGCGGTAAGGCTTGGGTTTGGCTACCGTTTTGCCTTTGAAAACATGATACTTCCGTTTACTGATGAAGGCGCGTTTATCTTTCCGGATAATTCGGCGGCCGCGGGCCTTGACGTGGTCATTTATCCCACGGAACAGATAGTGCGTTTTAACGCGGGCGTTGAAAAAATGTGGGTGCTTAACAAGTATCACAGCGTGGGCGTAAGGGCGGGGTATAAATTTTTAAATGACCTTGGTTTTTCCGCCGGAATCACTGCGGGGCTTGGATATAAACTGACTGCCGGAGAAAAAAGCAGCATAGAAATTGACTATTCGCTGAATCCATACGGAGACCTTGGTATAACCCACAGGATATCATTAACCGGAAAATTCCTGGGCGAACCGGAAACAAGAAAAATGCAGGATAAAAAGACTGCTGCGGAGTATTACAGAAGCGGCTATGACCTCTTATACGCGAAAAAATATCAGGAAGCGCTGGCTGAATTCACGGCGTGTTTAAAACGGGACGATACATATACTTCCGCTTACATAGGAGTGGGGTCGTGTTTTTTAAATACGGGAAAAACGGATACCGCGATGAAAGCGTATGAGAAAGCGCTGCAGTTAAACCCTGAAAATGACAAACTGCGGGAGTTTATAAACAGGTATAAGACGGAGAAAATATTAAACGGACAGGGAAGCACGCAGAATTCCAGATAA
- the purH gene encoding bifunctional phosphoribosylaminoimidazolecarboxamide formyltransferase/IMP cyclohydrolase: MLNVKRALISVSDKTGIVEFAKELEKKGVEIISTGGTKKALLDAGVKAIDISDVTGFPEMLDGRVKTLHPMVHGGLLALRENAEHMATIEKHGIKTIDMVVVNLYPFKEVIKKSDIKIEEVIENIDIGGPSMVRSAAKNAQSVAVLTDSKDYPKILEEMNSGGIKPETLNYLRVKAYKTTADYDVYISNYLEKALLDPQELPDKVLISADKKQVMRYGENPHQKAAYYVFPGVKDSGPAACEQLHGKELSFNNINDMDAAMNIVKMFENPAAVIIKHANPCGVCEAADITTAYVQAFEADPLSAFGGICAMNRACTTAIAERVDKMFMEVIIAPDYEPEALEILKKKKNIRIMKAAVQKAVFENAIRYMDIKKVTGGLLIQEPDFKNVTEAELKAVTKKTPTQQEIKDMLFAWKIVKMVKSNAIVVAKNGTTLGIGPGQTNRVGALTIAVNNAGEKAKGAVLASDAFFPFKDNVDQAAKAGISAIIQPGGSVRDEESIKACDEYGMAMVFTGVRHFRH, from the coding sequence ATGCTTAATGTAAAACGCGCTTTGATAAGCGTATCTGACAAGACGGGAATTGTTGAATTCGCAAAGGAACTTGAAAAGAAAGGTGTGGAAATTATTTCCACGGGCGGAACAAAAAAAGCGCTGCTGGACGCGGGCGTAAAAGCGATAGACATTTCTGATGTGACGGGCTTTCCTGAAATGCTTGACGGAAGGGTTAAAACTCTTCACCCAATGGTGCACGGCGGGCTTCTGGCGCTGCGTGAAAACGCGGAGCACATGGCAACAATAGAAAAACACGGAATTAAAACCATAGATATGGTTGTGGTAAATCTGTACCCTTTTAAAGAGGTGATTAAGAAATCTGATATTAAAATAGAAGAGGTTATAGAAAATATAGATATCGGCGGGCCTTCAATGGTGCGCTCTGCCGCTAAAAACGCGCAGTCAGTGGCTGTGTTAACCGACAGCAAAGACTATCCGAAAATTCTTGAAGAGATGAACAGCGGCGGTATAAAACCGGAAACCTTAAATTATCTGCGCGTGAAAGCGTATAAGACAACAGCGGATTATGATGTTTATATCTCCAACTACCTTGAAAAAGCCCTTTTAGACCCGCAGGAATTACCCGATAAAGTGCTGATAAGCGCGGATAAAAAACAGGTAATGCGCTACGGCGAAAACCCGCACCAGAAAGCGGCTTATTATGTTTTTCCGGGAGTGAAAGACTCGGGCCCTGCCGCGTGCGAACAGCTTCACGGCAAAGAGCTTTCCTTTAATAACATAAATGATATGGACGCGGCAATGAACATCGTGAAAATGTTTGAAAATCCTGCCGCGGTTATAATAAAACACGCCAATCCGTGCGGTGTCTGTGAAGCCGCGGATATCACAACGGCTTACGTGCAGGCGTTTGAAGCAGACCCGCTGTCGGCTTTTGGCGGTATCTGCGCGATGAACAGGGCCTGCACCACGGCAATTGCTGAACGCGTGGACAAGATGTTCATGGAAGTGATAATAGCTCCGGATTATGAACCTGAAGCGCTGGAAATATTAAAGAAAAAGAAAAATATACGCATAATGAAAGCCGCCGTGCAGAAGGCGGTTTTTGAAAATGCCATAAGGTATATGGATATTAAGAAGGTGACGGGAGGGCTTTTAATACAGGAACCTGACTTTAAAAATGTCACAGAGGCGGAATTAAAAGCAGTCACCAAAAAAACACCCACACAGCAGGAAATAAAAGATATGTTATTCGCGTGGAAAATAGTAAAAATGGTTAAGTCCAACGCGATAGTGGTTGCTAAAAACGGAACCACGCTTGGAATAGGGCCCGGGCAGACTAACCGGGTGGGCGCGCTTACAATTGCGGTTAATAACGCGGGCGAAAAAGCAAAAGGCGCCGTACTTGCGTCGGACGCGTTTTTCCCGTTTAAGGATAATGTTGACCAGGCGGCTAAAGCCGGAATATCCGCTATTATTCAGCCCGGCGGTTCTGTACGTGATGAAGAATCCATAAAAGCGTGCGACGAATACGGCATGGCTATGGTGTTTACCGGAGTCAGACACTTCAGGCATTAA
- a CDS encoding DUF2007 domain-containing protein: MICPSCGYEYKEGIKVCPDCGALLEHAEEIKPESKPVSAMDKNDLVSAGLFDDLAEFEVLKKYLEEEKIFYHAVDHTPSKESMRGHAHLARFPVSYELFVEEKRAADAKKLIDDIREAQVDISDMRWQETEPDPDIETAELCQVETDLEASVIRDILMQEGIYSFARNNTLPFTNVIMSFFNRKGKVTVIVNKEDLEKAGKIIKEL, encoded by the coding sequence ATGATATGCCCTTCATGCGGGTATGAGTATAAAGAGGGTATTAAGGTATGCCCTGACTGCGGCGCCTTGCTTGAACATGCAGAAGAGATAAAGCCGGAAAGCAAACCCGTAAGCGCAATGGATAAAAATGACCTTGTATCAGCGGGGCTTTTTGATGACCTTGCGGAATTTGAAGTGTTAAAAAAGTATTTAGAAGAAGAAAAAATATTTTACCACGCGGTGGATCACACGCCGTCAAAAGAATCCATGCGGGGGCACGCGCATCTTGCAAGGTTTCCCGTGTCATATGAACTTTTTGTTGAAGAAAAAAGGGCTGCGGATGCTAAAAAACTGATTGATGATATCAGGGAGGCGCAGGTGGACATTTCTGACATGCGCTGGCAGGAAACGGAACCTGATCCGGACATAGAAACCGCGGAGTTATGCCAGGTGGAAACAGACCTGGAAGCTTCCGTGATACGCGATATACTGATGCAGGAAGGTATTTACAGTTTTGCCAGAAATAATACCCTTCCTTTTACAAACGTGATAATGTCTTTTTTTAACAGGAAAGGTAAAGTGACTGTTATAGTAAATAAAGAAGATTTGGAAAAAGCAGGGAAAATAATAAAAGAACTGTAA
- a CDS encoding phosphoribosylglycinamide formyltransferase, with product MVKIAVLVSGGGSNLQSLIDAVESGYIKNGKIELVISNKADAFGLKRAEKHGIKSLFVNPKEFKSPQEYDAHLAKTLNASGINLVCLAGYMKILTKEFIDGFNNPIMNIHPALLPSFGGKGCYGLHVHEKVLEYGAKVTGCTVHFVDYGADTGPIIMQEAVSVSADDTPETLQKKVLVYEHKLYKEAVKLFCEGKIKLEGRIVKISGEN from the coding sequence ATGGTGAAAATAGCGGTATTAGTATCCGGCGGCGGAAGCAATTTGCAGTCGCTTATAGACGCGGTTGAAAGCGGATATATAAAGAACGGTAAAATTGAACTGGTTATTTCCAATAAAGCTGATGCCTTTGGGTTAAAGCGCGCGGAAAAACACGGTATTAAGAGCCTGTTTGTAAATCCTAAAGAGTTCAAATCCCCGCAGGAATATGACGCGCACCTTGCAAAGACGCTTAATGCCTCCGGGATTAATCTGGTGTGCCTTGCGGGCTACATGAAGATACTGACAAAAGAATTTATAGACGGATTTAACAATCCCATAATGAATATTCACCCGGCGCTGCTGCCGTCTTTTGGAGGCAAAGGGTGTTATGGCCTGCACGTACACGAAAAGGTGCTTGAATACGGTGCGAAAGTAACAGGGTGCACGGTGCACTTTGTGGATTATGGCGCTGATACAGGGCCTATAATAATGCAGGAAGCTGTAAGCGTATCTGCGGATGATACTCCCGAAACCCTTCAGAAAAAGGTACTTGTGTATGAACATAAACTTTACAAAGAAGCCGTGAAATTATTCTGCGAAGGCAAAATTAAACTTGAAGGCCGTATTGTAAAAATATCGGGTGAAAATTAA
- a CDS encoding tetratricopeptide repeat protein, producing MKNGITAGNLFIFFVISALALVPPAVNTASYNIVRVKDIIFIVCAFGAFFVWLFSGSSKVKIVTLFPLIYFAWAAVCALSGDYAFASVKAFTVYSAIFVFFAAVSNCRELNLSNIRNAVIITSALPVIIGIAQIFLPGLFKGFMVFGDRIPSLFGNPNFFAAYLAAVIPITLWRTMYGLGSGKFFNLLLTAASVYCLYKTGSKAGLLTVAVEFFILIWAIIKQRHIKTSIRYFIIAVMAVLTVFMAAKALGISPRDILKGNQWEKNESVFFREQVWSGTLKMVMDRPVLGHGPGAFTLSYPPYRTDRLLKWMDQHDYEVTYPENVFLQSAVETGFPGLIILLVMLVFILFHFSREEKEETDFKIGFVGLLFINMFGVDLNYTASYMMAAFYAGIFMNDYKGRELKLNGAARYAAAVLAFAVLTASVIYHVKNEMSDVKLNSAVYMSRDKNFNAAISAYEQAVKLNPYNLTAMYFSGNAKMDRALSSSGYEALEDYKRLNELAPNYVLLHYRMAKAYYRTGSVQNAEMEYKKMLALDPYFMPAISELAYLYYFDNKDTAGAEALLLDVIKKEPRDPSFYNNLGNIYFGMKKYEDAVLYYNKALEIKPAADYYYNIGCAYLAQEMPEKAAENLMKASELDVNKSNQKIQVMLNIAQTQLMKKKGR from the coding sequence ATGAAAAACGGCATAACCGCGGGGAATCTTTTCATTTTTTTTGTGATATCCGCGCTTGCGCTTGTACCGCCGGCTGTAAATACAGCTTCCTACAATATTGTCCGTGTTAAAGATATTATTTTTATTGTTTGTGCTTTTGGGGCGTTTTTTGTCTGGCTTTTTTCCGGCAGTTCAAAGGTTAAAATTGTCACCCTTTTTCCGCTTATATATTTTGCATGGGCGGCGGTATGCGCGCTTTCGGGGGATTACGCTTTTGCCTCTGTAAAGGCGTTTACTGTATACTCCGCTATATTTGTTTTTTTCGCGGCAGTTTCCAACTGCAGGGAACTTAACCTTTCAAACATAAGAAACGCCGTTATAATCACTTCCGCGCTTCCGGTGATTATTGGCATAGCGCAGATTTTTCTGCCGGGTTTATTTAAGGGTTTTATGGTGTTTGGGGACAGAATTCCGTCTTTGTTCGGCAACCCTAATTTTTTTGCCGCCTACCTTGCAGCGGTGATTCCAATAACCCTGTGGCGGACAATGTACGGCCTTGGAAGCGGAAAGTTTTTTAATCTGCTTTTAACCGCGGCGTCTGTTTACTGCCTTTATAAGACGGGTTCCAAAGCGGGGCTTTTAACCGTTGCGGTTGAATTCTTTATACTTATCTGGGCGATTATAAAACAAAGGCATATTAAAACATCAATAAGATATTTTATAATCGCGGTTATGGCTGTGCTTACGGTTTTCATGGCGGCTAAGGCGCTGGGCATAAGCCCCCGGGATATTTTAAAGGGTAATCAGTGGGAAAAAAATGAATCTGTTTTTTTCAGGGAACAGGTATGGTCCGGAACTTTAAAAATGGTAATGGACAGGCCTGTTCTGGGGCACGGTCCGGGCGCGTTTACGCTTTCATATCCGCCTTACAGGACAGACAGGCTTTTAAAGTGGATGGACCAGCACGATTATGAAGTGACTTATCCTGAAAATGTTTTTCTTCAAAGCGCTGTTGAAACAGGATTTCCGGGGCTTATCATCCTGCTGGTTATGCTTGTTTTTATACTGTTTCACTTCTCCAGGGAAGAAAAAGAAGAGACGGATTTTAAAATAGGTTTTGTGGGGCTTTTATTTATTAATATGTTCGGGGTTGATTTAAACTACACCGCGTCATACATGATGGCTGCATTTTATGCCGGAATATTTATGAATGATTATAAAGGCCGGGAACTTAAGTTAAACGGCGCGGCGCGGTATGCTGCGGCGGTATTGGCATTTGCGGTCCTGACAGCATCTGTAATTTATCACGTGAAAAACGAAATGTCAGACGTTAAACTGAATTCCGCGGTTTATATGTCGCGGGATAAAAACTTTAACGCGGCTATCAGCGCTTATGAACAGGCGGTCAAGTTAAACCCGTATAACTTAACCGCGATGTATTTTTCCGGCAACGCTAAAATGGACAGGGCGCTGTCATCATCGGGATATGAAGCGCTGGAAGATTACAAACGATTAAATGAGCTGGCGCCTAATTATGTCCTGCTGCACTACCGAATGGCAAAAGCGTATTACAGGACAGGCAGCGTACAGAACGCGGAGATGGAGTATAAAAAGATGCTGGCGCTTGACCCGTATTTTATGCCCGCGATAAGCGAACTGGCTTACCTTTATTATTTTGACAATAAAGACACCGCCGGCGCCGAAGCGCTGCTGCTTGACGTGATTAAGAAAGAGCCCCGGGACCCTTCCTTTTATAATAACCTTGGCAATATTTATTTTGGAATGAAAAAGTATGAAGACGCGGTTTTATATTACAATAAAGCCCTGGAAATAAAACCGGCGGCAGATTACTATTATAATATAGGGTGCGCGTATCTGGCGCAGGAAATGCCTGAAAAAGCGGCTGAAAACCTTATGAAAGCATCTGAACTTGACGTAAATAAATCAAATCAGAAAATTCAGGTAATGCTTAATATTGCGCAGACACAGTTAATGAAAAAGAAAGGAAGGTAA
- a CDS encoding zinc ribbon domain-containing protein: MAKKCKSCGMDNRDEAKFCASCGAPLSVIKNKPVKKPVSPAAIKFRVILGVSLFLAAAVIFIIMSKVKDAAQLKTVEITKAQFEAQDTAVFSGITAKDFTHQVLKWQATVNVIKQVYQYAKDSDDPDFMFSMMVSQPDFKEKLPHANFLSLGIYDNKLYAVKYEFGETEEYLRQVVKVPDGEAVLYGRYLGLRKVFEKLFGRPSFVKEDIKKYPLKERLKYLKKGKDNQGNSSNIYITWDLGNTKAELVMFGSGEKAHLTVRFLYMPVWDIVGKH, from the coding sequence ATGGCAAAAAAATGTAAATCCTGCGGAATGGATAACAGGGACGAAGCAAAGTTCTGCGCGTCATGCGGCGCGCCTTTGTCTGTGATTAAAAATAAGCCCGTAAAAAAGCCGGTATCGCCTGCTGCAATAAAATTCCGCGTAATTCTGGGCGTGTCGCTGTTTCTTGCCGCGGCGGTAATATTTATTATTATGTCAAAAGTTAAAGATGCCGCGCAGTTAAAAACTGTGGAAATCACAAAAGCGCAGTTTGAAGCGCAGGATACCGCGGTGTTTTCGGGGATAACCGCGAAAGATTTTACGCATCAGGTATTAAAGTGGCAGGCAACGGTAAATGTAATTAAACAGGTCTATCAGTACGCCAAGGATTCAGACGACCCGGACTTTATGTTTTCAATGATGGTAAGCCAGCCTGATTTTAAGGAAAAATTACCCCATGCCAATTTCTTAAGCCTGGGGATTTATGACAATAAACTTTATGCCGTTAAGTATGAATTCGGCGAGACGGAAGAGTACTTAAGGCAGGTTGTAAAAGTACCTGACGGTGAAGCTGTGCTGTACGGCAGGTATCTTGGTTTAAGAAAAGTTTTTGAAAAACTTTTCGGAAGGCCTTCTTTTGTGAAGGAAGACATAAAAAAATACCCGTTAAAAGAAAGGCTTAAGTACCTTAAAAAGGGAAAGGATAATCAGGGTAATTCAAGCAACATTTATATTACATGGGACCTTGGAAATACAAAGGCGGAACTTGTAATGTTTGGAAGCGGGGAAAAGGCACACCTTACAGTGCGCTTTTTATATATGCCTGTATGGGACATAGTGGGCAAACATTAA